AAGGGAACTCTCTCCTCTCCTCTGTAGCAGCCTTAAACCCACTCAAGCTTTTGTTTTTACCTTCCCTTTGATCAAAAGCCACATAAACCACTGTCCTTTCAAGACCAAAGGGCTCCGATTTGATTTCCCCCTCACTGAGCTGTCATTTCGTAGCTCACGCATTCCAGCAAAGACATCCGATCGAGTCGGCAGCCCGTCACACGTGCTCACGCTCTGAAACGACAACCGCGACCGTTCTTCAGCGAGCTTCAGGGATAAGACTTGAAAATACTCGCTCACATGCACACCTCCCTTGGCATCTGGTGCTCCCTACATAGTTTACAGCTGGCTCAGGTGAGGACGGAGAGGCCTGAGATTTCTAGGACAGAGTAGACGTCATCTTCTGTACACATCCCACAGGAGCTACCTTCTAAATTCCTAAACTGCTCCCTACCGAATGGGCTCTGATGGTGACGTAGTGGGCTGATGGAGCACATGAGGGCTTCCTGGCCTCCCATCAGGCTTTTTCCTGCTGCTGCAAGTGCCTGCAGTTTGTCTCCCTCTACTGCAATACTACTGCTACTGCACCACCCCTTCTACTACTAATAGAACTAACCAAACTACTGCTTCGACTTCTTAACTCCAGCGTTTTAGTTGGAAGAACTTGATGGGAAATAAAACAATTAAGATGTACCTATTCTAAAGATTTCTGATCTCAAAAGGAGATGGAGTGGCTGTTTTGTGCTGGACATGAGTGAACTGTAACCTTTCCCCCCCATTCTTGAATCCAACTGATCGTGACTAGCTAATGCCCTATCTTTGTGTAATACAACTGGAAAGTTAGATGTCATAAATATCTGCTGTTAGGCAAACAAAGCTCAGACCGCCTGCTGTGGAAAGCAGGGCACTTACTGCctctacaacaacaacaacaaacatatCAAACGCTCGCAGTCAAACAATACACCACTGACATCAGCCTGGAATAGCTGCGGCGTGTCGATGTTAAGGAGCTTGAAATTTCCCGTGAGCTGTTTAAAGTGGTTTTTTGATTCCGAAAGCCATTCGGCGCTTCTTCACCATACAATTTCCTAGCTTAAAATGATTGACGTGGCTGAGCTGCACTCTGAAAAACGGCTTTGCGTCGAACGATACGGTTTGAGAGTCAGCATCCGAGGGCCGCCATGGGAAAATGGTGCCTTACGATTTGACAAGACAGTGTTCAGGTGGAAGAAAGGGATTTTTGCTGGAAATTTTACACTGGTTCCACAAAGTAATGCCGTTTCGTGataatgcgttttttttttttttttctgctgagcGTCCCCGTTCTTGCTCGATCAACATCACATTTTGATGTGATTTGAGCCTTTAGCTTCGTTTAGTCCCAGTAGAGGCAGTTCGCACCGAATTGATCACTTAAACCACCGATTGTTAGTAGGTTTGTAACACTGAAAGTGTAGAGTCTCTCCGCCCGTCACAGACCATATCACAAGTTGTTTGAACACTAATCACCATTATGCATTCTCTAGGCCGTCTCAAATCTCTCATGTAGTCTGCCAAGCAAACCTGGCTCGTTTATGGCTTCTCGCGATGGACTTCAGTAGCTATCGAGCGTTTGGTTCGAGGCCGATCCATCAGGACCATTTCTCTCATCTTTAGGGTGACTTTTCCAAAGCAACAGGGAGTACTTCTCTTACTGGGAGAAAGCACAAGTTACTGGATAGTCTTGGGTGTCAGTGATTTAAAAAGGATCTAACCAATCTCTGCCATATATGTACAGCATgttttgtatataaatatatttaaaatatatatatataaatctattttattattattggatTTCTGGTTATTTTTCAATGGAGGACACTACTTTGAGTCTTAGGGGAGTCACGCTTCGGTGTATATCTGTGCTTGCGGAGGGGtccgactctctctctctctctcttgacaTAGAATCATGAAGTCTGGGGAATGAATCAGTTAATACTGCTTTTGCACAACTATTGTAAAATAGTACACAACATCctgtattttgtttttctttttttgttttcttttttaaattttagttatatgggggattgttttatttaaaaactgttattcaatattcaaagttatgtacagtttttttttttatgtgattttTCTTTTTCCCCTCCTATTTAAATTAAAGCTTTTTTGTGTCATTGTTTGCAAAACAGTCATTTTGTGAATTCGTTGGTCTCTTTCCCGTGGTATTAACTGCCATGTTAAAATGCATGTAGAGGGTGGtaaattcagtttcaatttaagttatttaatctatttaaggtttgggatcagtaagatttttttgtttgttttgttttttttaataattctctttatgctcatcaaggctgcatttacttgatcaaaaatacagaaaaaactgtaatattgtgaaatattattatagtttcagctaatggatttctattttaatttattttaaaataatttattccattgacgcaaagctgaattttcatcaggtattactccagtcttaagtgtcacatcttccttcagaaatcattttattggTCAATTGTTTATTGTTCAAATgatctatgttggcaacagttgtgctgccaaatatttttttttggaacctgtgattctttttttcaggtttttttgatcTTTCAGGGTAGCGCTTAAATGAAAATTGTTAGAATAGCCAAGAATCagcgatctccacgtaaaactttTCGGGCaaaccaaaccgtaagtcatagagacttgaaacttcgagggatggtagtactcacaccatctacaacgtcaccaatgctgcagcgatcaaaagtacggaATTGCTCAACTCCTAAACCATTAGTCGCAGGCTCAAggtgtcttatgtcgttggaatcctttgcgaactagtcctaggtttttcacccaatcggaaccaaaccagtgcagaaagattctctggagagtgaatatcaataattatcaaaaaaaagtttcacTTTTGACTCTGACGCAATAGAATGCCAAAGCAatcgaaaggggcagggccgcCTTTACTAAAACGATTATAACTTTCAagtggaatgagatatcttcgacAAACTCCCAATgtgtatgtaagagctgaatctgaggtcacatgaaaaagtgccggagcttggccacttggtggcgctttTAAGAGGaaaaacaatattgcatttttcaagggtgtaaacaaTTGTATATTGCACGTTTCTTCACACATGTGCACAAtgttcatatcatatgatagacctcCTCTTTTCCAACGACTTTGCCTCTAAaaccatttttgtaaaaaaaaaaatgtgaaaatgtaaagaaaaactacttttgcgaactagtcctaggtttttcgttCAATCTGGGAGAAAAAcaatgcagtacaattctctggacaaaaaattatcaaaaaatgtaaaaaatgtgccCTTTGGGTAGCTATattggggtcgtttagaaaaggggcttgTACAAATacacccaaaagcctataaagcctaaacaaaaactcaaaacctcACAAAACCTGCCaaaggtgattctaaacaagcattcaaagttttagggagatcggaccacagttggccataaacattaaaaaaaaaattatgaaaaataatatacttttttattattgatttagcTTGTTACAGGCTTGccaaataatatgtaatgtctatTTTTATGTGCTTAACTGCCTTAAAGTGCTCGAACcctggtaattgctgcttgcagctataatttattaatgaatcctgaaaaaagtatcacaagttacAACAGGATATTAAGCAGCACGAATGTTTTCATCGAtaataaaccagcatattagaatgatttttgaaggatcatgtgacactgtagactggagaaattatgctgaaaattcagctttgcatcacaggaataaattatattttaaaatatattcgcatagaaaacagttattttgcattgaaataatatttcacaatattaatttttttcccctgtatttttaatcaaataaatgcagccttgatgagcataagaaacttctttcaaaaaaagaacattaaaaatcttgctaatcccaaacctttgaatggcagtgtatatatatggaACAAAATGGAAATGCAAGAGGTTTAAATGATTATTCGCCAACAAACTAAAATTGCTTGTAGTGATCCACATTTTTATTGTAGCTAAACTCAATGTTTAATTCCCAAAGCAAATGCAATAGATACAATCAGCTGTTACTGTATGAAATGAATGTCTACAAAGCATATACGTGTCTATCAAAAGACCAAACTGAACTTCCATTAATTTGTGGTAACTTTTGATTGTCTGTTGCGATGATGTAAAGCTTGTAGAAAGTGAAAAGCCAGCTGCTAAAATGAATATTCTGGTttaaatataattcaaatgtATTTGACAAGCATCTGTGGCATGCTATGGATTACCTCAGGACAAAAAAGACATTCGTTTACAACAGTGACTGTAGTAGTCTTTGGGGCAACTGTAAAGCACTTATAAAAGCACTAGCCCACAAAGATTTCATCAGAAAAAAGGTATAAATGTGTGGTTATATGTGGCTTATGTTCTCCCCTTGTACACAAACTGGCTTTCACAATAGATCAGTGCAGAGATGATCCAAATGTCACTGTCCTTGGTCTCAGACAAAGGAGCGTTTAATAAGAGAGGGCGTGTATTTGATCTCATTATAGCACTCATCTTCCTCATGGCTGTTTCTCCATTTGCTCTCCTGTGCCGAACGGTGGAGCCACAGTACCAGCACCATCAGAGCGAGCAGGAGCAGGGCCATTgtaagactcaacagcaccccttGCAGGATGCCAGGAGAGTTATCCGGAGCTACAGGTTCacagaaaacaaacataaaagagtctgtcatcatttactcactctcatgtcattccaaacctgtagtACTGAGACTTACGTGTGTAGACAGAGAGGTTAATATAGCAGTGCTGGGTTCCCAGCGGGTTGGTCACCGAGCAGCGGTAGAGGCCAGAGGTCTGCGCAGACACATTAGTGATGTGCACAGAGCCCGTCATGTCACCTGCGACAGATACAGGTATGAAATATTGTTTCTATATGcctgatgtgtttttgtatacCTGTATAAAGCTTTTTACCATCCATGTTCACTGGTAGTGTTGTTTTATCTGGTTCTAGCTTTTCCCAAATCACCTTGGGAGTAGGAAAGCCCTCTGCCACCACACAGGACAGTCGCACATTGCCTCCAGTGTCGGTTTCCCCTTCCCACAGACACACAGGAAGAGACGGAGGTGCTGCAAACACATGGAGAAAGTTGCGAAACCTGAATGCATCAAGCTTCACATTACAAGTAGTCTGGAAAGAATCAAACATATTGTGTACAAAAATACTGTGTAAAGTATGGCAGCAGGATTTGGACTAGTTTGTTACATTTTAGttaacattattaatattttaggtttcacattttaaatcatatttaaatatttatatttagctttttattttaagtaatcgTTGAACATCTTAAACGTCCATTTCtacattttatgggtgtggcttccggtctcattctCATCCACCTATTTTTtgctgtacaaaacagtttgtttttCTGCTTGGTATTGTAAATtaatgtgtcttaccatattatttgaatgtattattttaattatgaacacactggtttgcagtgcgaacagttttactgtttactgcacgtttaTTCTTCTCCATATTTCCCTAGCAGCTAATGAGATGGAAGCTCGCCCACAGGCTTACTTCTGTCTTGAAGAAAGAAGGTgagtatttcatttatttttcattcagatATATTTTATGTTGGTTCAGTTTTATTTCAATAACGAAAActattttagtacttttagttTGTTAAAAACAACACCGTTTTTTCTGTTAGGAGAATGTTATGAACAATTGGTAAACATTTGAAACGACTACAACTGTCTAGattatttatgttattattatttcgttCAAGCAACTGATTCATTCCTGAACGCTCCGGCTGCAGTGCTTCCGCTTTGATTGGACCTAATGTCGTTGACGGCGCGAAAACAGAATGTTTAAATTTGCAAAACTCTGTCTGAATGTAAGTTAATATATTTGCTAAACTTATTGTTTACTGATCTGTTATATAAAAGCCATATCACACTTGCAGTCGTGTTGTTGGTTTGATGGTTAGACCGTGTGCGTCGTGTTTAGAATCGCAgctcgtgtgatattgcttagTTGGTTGTGAAAGAACAATTAGTATGAATTAATGTGCGaccctgtcttaagtagcactggtatatttgtagcatagccaacaatacattgtatgggtcaaaattatccatttttcttatatgccaaaaattattaggatattaagtaaacatcatgttccatgaagatattttgtaaatttcctaccgtaaatatatcaaaacctaatttttgattagtaatatgcattgctaagaacttcatttggacaactttaaaggcttctctcaatatttagattttatgtcaccctcagattccagattttcaaatagttgtatcttagccaacccatacatcaatgcaaagcttattagCTTTCAgaatggtgtataaatctcaatttgaaaaaatggacccttatgactagttttttggtccagggtcacttaagTATATGATATGTGATACCCAAAACAGTGAGGCTGAGTTCTCCTATGCCAGGGTCTCCAGTCTCAGGGGGGTTGCTGACCACACAGCGATAGACTCCAGCGTCAGACACGCGTGTGTAGTTCAAAATGATGTCGGCGCTCCAGGGCATTCCCACAAATCCCACCCTGCCCATAAATGAAGGGCTTTCAATCACCTGCCCTTGATCATACACGATCACCTGCACAACGACAGAGATAGCAGTCCTACAGATATTAAATAGAGCAGCTAGTGCCACACAATTGCACAATTTCTTATGCAATTCAgatcttttttctcacaaatgcaataaataaagtcagaagtttttttcttgcaaatgtgactttacatctcgcaaattcttacttttttcatgcaatgttgactttttcttgaaaatgcaagtttgtatgttgcaattctgacttcttcttgcaaatacgagtttgtatcttgcagttctgactttttttcctcaggaatgcaagtttgtatattgcaattctgactttttcttgcaaatacaagtttgtatcttgcagttctgactttttttcctcaggaatgcaagtttgtatcttgcaattctgactttttcttgcaaatacgagtttttatcttgcagttctgactttttttcctcaggaatgcaagtttgtatcttgcaattctgaccctGGCAAATATCGTTATGATTTTTTTGGGAGCGAATGTTCCAGTAGCCTTAAAAAGGCTGAGCCCTCGGTCAGTGCTCGTACTAGTTAAACTAGAGAGCTGACTGAGATGCATCCTAACCATCTACGATTCAATATGGCGTTTACCCTGACTAAAgtctgttcacaccaagaacgatattataataataataccttCATTAGGATCTAGGCCAACGGGGTTTAAGGAATGTCAGTGATAGTCCACCAAAAAATAACATTTCAGTCTTTTACTCAACCTCAAGTTGTTCTAAACTTGCATGACTTTATTTTTCTGCAGGAagcaaagatattttgaagaatgttagtgACTAAACAGTTTTGGTTCCTTTTGACTTGCATCATatgaatgataaatagaatgcaaCTCAATGCGAAGCGAAACTACCAATATTCTTCAAATGATCTTTTCAGGGTTTCTGTGGTCTTAAAAAGCCATCACCCATGCACAGTTTAAGGTCTTAAAAGGTCTTGTATCAAAGCTgaaagtcttaaattcataaaGTCATGGCATTAAAATCAACAAATTCCTAAAGTCatgggaaaaaaattgcatacatTGCAGAAAGTagtctcgtagcttcataaaatttaggttgaaccactgatgtcacatgtgctattttaatgatgtccttactacctttcagggccttgaacgtggtagttgtgttgctgtctatgcagggtcagaaagcactcgaatttcatcaaaaataccttaatttgtgttacaaagatgaatgaaggtcttacggaattggaaagacatgagggtgagtaattaatgacaaaattagcatttttgggtgaactaaccctataAGATCTCTATAAGGAATCCACTCATTCTATGAAACCtttagtaaaattaataaatagaaagacaAACAGATGGACCTGTATGGGGGAGTCGGGGTCAGAGAGCGGGGTCAGAGTCCAGATGATGCTGAGTCTGAACAAGGGCATGATGGTGAAAAACGAACAGGGCAGAGTGACAGAATCTCCCCGAACAATCTCCAGACCAGACTCCCTCACCATCACCCGGACTGCACCTGGATGGGATGGGAGGAAACACTCAAGTGGGATCATTTTAATGCACATTTGACTTGATTTATGGCCGTTTTATTATTTCAAACAATTGGCAAAGACATTACTTGGAGGCCCATTTATTCCACAGTTCTGTTGTGTAGCTCTCAAGCTCTCTCCTTCCATCTCAATGGCTGTCTCATTACTGTAATGATGAGTCCCACCCCCACTACCCTGCCACCCCCAGgcctttgtgtgtatgtgtgtgtgtgtgtgtgtgtgtgtgtgtgtgtgtgtgtgtgtgtgtgtgtgtgtgtgtgtgtgggcatgtttttgtgacatatcaggacacaaatgtgtgtaataacatgggtatgacataggtattacaagaagagggtgacttatgaggacattgcccatgtccccacttttcaaaaggcttataaatcatacagaatacgtttttttgagaatgtaaagatatgcacagtctcctgtgagggctaggtttaggtgtagggaaggtgtagggtgatagaaagtacggtttgtacagtataaaaaccattacgtctatggaatgtccccacaattcacaaaaacaaacatgtgtgtgtgtgtgtgtgggtgtgtgtgtgtgtgtgtgtgtgtgggaaagCACAGTGACTCTAAAGCCTTAATTACAGCTGACAGCCTTGGCAAGGACAAATACACCAACAGAGAGAACAATAGGCTTCATTTcttcttcttaaaaaaaaactgacccaaattacaaatatttcaattattttaacattacaCTTAAAACACCTATTACAGATGATCTTTGTTGCGCGTTGGTTTTATCATGCCTCATCTAAACATTTCGCACCTAATTGAAATGTGTAAGTTATCAAGCAGACGTTCTCTTCAGTTGcgtaaatgtttttttcttcttttttttctcatcATATTTACCAGCCTAATAGTAACAATGAAATCAACACGCACCGTATTGAAGAAAAGTGGACACCAAGCAGGCCAGCCAGAGGAGCCTCCATCCTGTACAGCCCATCACTGAGAGGATCCGTGTGCGCTTTACCCCATACAGGTCAGTGTGTTTCCCCCTTCAAACCTCACTGGCACTGACTGGACAGGCATAACTGGGTTATTGGGTATTAAAAGGGGGGCAGCTCTCATTCTCTCTCCCTTTATCTCCCACCCTCCATCACTCTCACACTGTCCCTCCATAAACACCACACACAGTGAATAGTTCACCTGTCCCTGTAGTGTTCAATAAGTAAGCATCTGCTGAATCAGGGGTTGCAAACTTTATGGCAGACCCATAAATGTGATGATCCCTTTCATAGTGTGAatggatttaaagggatagttcaccaacaaaatgaaaattaccacatgatttattcaccctcaaggcatcctaggtgtgtatatgacttttttctttcagatgaatacaatctgagttatattaaaaatgtcctggctcttccaagctttattacGATGATGTTTTAGTGGCAAACTCTAGTGGATTAAACTTTCGagaataaaataagaatattttgagaataaagtcaaaatgtttcaagaattaaatcatagcaattaaagttataatattttgagagtagagcctggattgggagcaccaggagaagtttgcaggccaccggaatttatttgaatatatgtgggattattagcagaaatcataccatgtgttatactcgcagggacagtatgcttgaaaattatattttacatctttgattgcattcattaggcctattttaGTGCCCCAGTCACCCattaatagcaataagctttgtgcttttggtacttttaatataaaacaaagtctcagctttcaaaatctgtcagttttatagcaaaatacaaacattGTCTTGCAATAAAATTTTTCACACTTTTTAATGTGGCAGGaccagtggtgtcaaaagtattcacattcattactcaagtagaagtatagatactaagatttaaaaagacttttgtagaagttgaagtatcaactcaagctttttactcaagtaaaagtataaaagtactggtttcaaaactacttaaagtaaaaaagtaaaagtaatgtaagggaaaaaaatgccattaaggaccaaagcttaggccgcgccacaggggcctattgtgcactaccccacctccccaaaaaacatttctaaaggccataatgactatgttatattaaaatgttaatgttgaaaaatttggaatgcactaggctacctgttttagctgcatatttgcccattgaaaataaacgcattttattacaatgcaaataggctacattaaagaaccataaatgtgtactactgagcattaacgtgtttcatggagcggaagatatgatgattagttgctgcctataagtattgttatcgcaacattgtcaatcgcgttgtcaatcgcaaactattatttattcaaacgtctttctatcaaactacctactatagcttcatttgcagaggatgaagagaaagcacccgtttgataaataagcaagtagtcgagaaataataacttgtaagaaatcatcttttttgagtaatgacccgaacactggctatatccttgctggagtgcagggctggactggggttaacatttggccttggacaaatccagcccatccagcctacaagttcccccgtgagttttgttggattatagggcctttaattaaagtaaataaatgaatgaataaaacaggacagaatcaaataatgttagatactgaattcaaatgcgacttttattaataatttataaaattaataatgcatttttgtcacataaaaatgcatgcagtaaagcattgattttgagatagaatgcaggacttttattgctaagaaattctgtaaaaattacttacttttgtagaacacaaaagatattttgtagaatgtaaccaaacatatttgtttacccttgatttctactctatagacacaatttttgaatttctcaaagtatcttcctttatgttccacagaagaaagaagttcatacaggattgaaattacatgatgttgagtaaataatgaaaatttttatttttgggtgaactgtccctttaagaactttaatatgtatagtaaacacctcatttatataaggcactgatatttatctttaatcaggctcttactgaattaacattttactccaattaaaatgaattacaacttaatatttaaaaagaaagaaattattgcttaaaatccagatattaactgactagtattagtaagatgtcgtcacaagaataaaattacaatggttatgtttcttttaataattcataataataaactatgaaatttttaataaaaaaatgacagtaattatgtattgacgtttatcactttacctcctcatgcagctgttttcagcagcccagcagaacctacagaacctttaatgttctcatatcacacaactgccaaacacaattctgtgttaaatctaaatgcgtcaagcaacttgaacttgcgctatttatcactttgcatttgactgattccgccacgtcacacttttggactatttgcagtttcgaatgtcatttaaaatagcgcataatatgcgggaggtctgcctctcttcggcgatcggcccaccgggaatgtcccggttctccccgatggccattggccaggagtgtgacgtgatttgtgtcatgtcacgtgcaggtgtgatggatcgtgtacaaaccaatagggtgtcggaatggtatatgtttatacttctcatccaaccacaaccaaattcactctatgtggatggcgcaatttatctggatagtttttttttttttgaacgatgacatgaatgaaaactagccgaaaagaaataggagtaacgagtctatttttaaaatgtaaggagtagaaagtacagataattgcgtgaaaatgtaaggagtagaagtaaaaagtcgtctgaaaaataattactccagtaaagtatagatactcaaaatttctacttaagtaaggtaacgaagtatttgtacttcgttacttgacacctctgggCAGGACAGATTGCTGTATTTTtcgaatacagtgatctgtcactccacattaaagagaacacattattgtaatagacattgtttgtatttcgctataaatttatatttaaaatattttgactttattctcgaaacactttgaccttattctcattattttgacttcattgtctaaatatttcgactttattctcaaaatgactttattctcaaaatgactttattcttgaaacattttgactctattctcgaaacatttagactttatgctcaaaatattttgacttctcaaaacacttcaacttcattcttaaaacatttatactttattctcataatgtttcgacttttctttaaattttcgactttattctcaaaatatttcgactattAAAACACTTCGACTTTTCTCAAAGCACTTCAActtgaaacatttctactttattctcataattttgactgtcatatattttgacattattctcaaaattttgactttattctcatcttctcatctttttttttttacatggcactGAAACGCCTTCATACTTTAAAATGGCAGTGAGTGGCTGTTGAtttttttgaagtccaataaagtgcatc
The genomic region above belongs to Garra rufa chromosome 19, GarRuf1.0, whole genome shotgun sequence and contains:
- the LOC141293150 gene encoding immunoglobulin superfamily member 11, yielding MGCTGWRLLWLACLVSTFLQYGAVRVMVRESGLEIVRGDSVTLPCSFFTIMPLFRLSIIWTLTPLSDPDSPIQVIVYDQGQVIESPSFMGRVGFVGMPWSADIILNYTRVSDAGVYRCVVSNPPETGDPGIGELSLTVLAPPSLPVCLWEGETDTGGNVRLSCVVAEGFPTPKVIWEKLEPDKTTLPVNMDGDMTGSVHITNVSAQTSGLYRCSVTNPLGTQHCYINLSVYTPPDNSPGILQGVLLSLTMALLLLALMVLVLWLHRSAQESKWRNSHEEDECYNEIKYTPSLIKRSFV